A genomic segment from Lutibacter sp. A80 encodes:
- a CDS encoding biopolymer transporter ExbD — MDIRGRNKVNPNFNMSSMTDIVFLLLIFFMITSTLVTTSALDILLPKASGKTENRQSTAVSITKNLTYYIDNKKVNENSLEQNLLKILAGKDSPTIVLRAEEGVPIEKAVKIMDIANRNRFKVILAVRPK; from the coding sequence AATTTTAATATGTCGTCTATGACAGATATTGTGTTTTTACTCCTCATTTTTTTTATGATTACTTCAACATTGGTTACAACCAGTGCTTTAGATATTTTATTGCCAAAAGCAAGTGGTAAAACCGAAAATAGACAATCAACAGCTGTAAGTATCACTAAAAATTTAACGTATTATATTGATAACAAAAAAGTGAATGAAAATAGCTTGGAACAAAATTTGTTAAAGATATTGGCCGGTAAAGATAGCCCAACTATAGTTTTACGCGCAGAAGAAGGAGTTCCTATAGAAAAAGCGGTAAAAATTATGGATATTGCAAACAGAAATAGATTTAAAGTAATATTAGCAGTAAGACCAAAATAA
- a CDS encoding energy transducer TonB, translating into MSSFLNTKHKRKSAVITSVIMSLLLILMFFVGMTYLDPPEEYGIAVNFGTSNVGQGNVQPKEPLAPAPKETVEEIEEVQEEIQEEVVEESTVEEVQEVTEDVATQESEESIAIKKQQEAKKKAEEIAKQAKLQKEKIEREKQAAIAKQKAEEAAKREKLDALIGGVSNSKGTATGGEGDDNEAGDKGKVTGDPNASGYYGNGGGGGDGDYNLGGRKPLSRPKPNYICNEEGLVVVSIEVDTNGRVIKATAGVKGSTNTATCLLTQAKEAALKTTWQADSNAPSKQVGTIKYRFSLSQ; encoded by the coding sequence ATGTCTAGCTTTTTAAATACAAAACATAAAAGAAAATCAGCAGTTATAACAAGTGTTATTATGAGCTTGTTACTAATTCTAATGTTTTTTGTTGGAATGACATATTTAGATCCTCCGGAAGAATATGGAATTGCAGTTAATTTTGGAACCTCAAATGTAGGTCAAGGTAACGTACAACCTAAGGAACCATTAGCTCCTGCTCCTAAAGAAACTGTAGAAGAAATAGAAGAAGTACAAGAGGAAATACAAGAAGAAGTTGTAGAAGAAAGTACTGTTGAAGAAGTACAAGAAGTTACTGAAGATGTTGCAACGCAAGAAAGCGAAGAATCAATAGCAATAAAAAAGCAACAAGAAGCTAAGAAAAAAGCAGAAGAAATAGCCAAACAAGCCAAACTTCAAAAAGAAAAAATTGAACGAGAAAAACAAGCTGCAATTGCTAAACAAAAAGCAGAAGAAGCAGCTAAAAGAGAAAAATTAGATGCATTAATTGGTGGTGTAAGTAATTCTAAAGGAACTGCAACAGGAGGTGAAGGAGATGATAATGAAGCAGGTGATAAAGGTAAAGTTACTGGAGACCCTAATGCTAGCGGATATTACGGAAACGGCGGTGGCGGTGGAGATGGTGATTATAATTTAGGTGGTAGAAAACCTTTAAGCAGACCAAAACCAAATTATATTTGTAATGAAGAAGGATTGGTAGTTGTTAGCATAGAAGTTGATACTAATGGTAGAGTTATTAAAGCTACAGCAGGTGTAAAAGGCTCTACAAATACAGCAACTTGTTTGTTAACACAAGCTAAAGAAGCAGCTTTAAAAACTACCTGGCAGGCAGATTCAAATGCTCCATCAAAACAAGTAGGTACTATAAAATATAGATTTTCATTATCTCAATAA
- a CDS encoding folylpolyglutamate synthase/dihydrofolate synthase family protein, translating to MNYNNTLSWMFSQLPMYQRQGNTAFKKDLTNSLALSKHLNFPEKKFKIIHVAGTNGKGSTSHMLASILQEAGYKVGLYTSPHLKDFRERIKINGKVIRKADVTNFIKNNNDFLVENKLSFFEMTVGLAFDCFAKQQVDIAIIEVGLGGRLDSTNIITPEVSVITNIGLDHTQFLGETLPEIAFEKGGIIKNNIPVIVGEFQEAVFPVFEKIASEKNAPLFLASENYTANYQSDLKGSYQQHNIKTVVKTIEILKGKNFNILEENIKQGLLNVKNNTGLLGRWQLLNVNPKVICDTGHNKEGLSYVLTQLQNEAFDTLHFVFGVVNDKDLKQILPLFPKKATYYFCKPDIPRGLDAIKLKLQCASFGLKGETYSSVQAAYKEALENASDNDLIFIGGSTFVVAEVV from the coding sequence ATGAATTATAACAACACCCTTAGCTGGATGTTTTCTCAATTGCCAATGTATCAAAGGCAAGGAAACACCGCTTTTAAAAAAGATTTAACCAATAGTTTAGCTTTATCTAAACATTTAAATTTTCCAGAAAAAAAGTTTAAAATCATTCATGTAGCTGGTACAAATGGAAAGGGATCTACAAGTCATATGCTAGCTTCAATATTACAAGAAGCTGGTTATAAAGTTGGTTTGTACACATCTCCACATTTAAAAGATTTTAGAGAACGGATAAAAATAAATGGAAAAGTAATTAGAAAAGCGGATGTTACTAATTTTATAAAAAACAATAACGATTTTTTAGTTGAAAATAAGCTTTCCTTTTTTGAAATGACTGTAGGTTTGGCTTTTGACTGTTTTGCAAAGCAACAAGTAGACATAGCAATTATTGAAGTAGGCTTAGGGGGAAGGTTAGATTCTACAAATATTATAACTCCAGAAGTTTCTGTAATTACAAATATTGGGCTAGACCATACACAATTTTTAGGAGAAACATTGCCTGAAATAGCTTTTGAAAAAGGTGGAATAATAAAAAATAATATTCCTGTAATTGTTGGTGAATTTCAAGAAGCTGTATTTCCAGTATTCGAAAAAATTGCTTCAGAAAAAAATGCGCCACTATTTTTGGCTTCAGAAAATTACACGGCTAATTACCAATCAGATTTAAAAGGTAGTTATCAGCAGCATAATATAAAAACAGTTGTAAAAACTATTGAAATCTTAAAAGGTAAAAACTTTAATATTTTAGAAGAAAATATTAAGCAAGGATTGTTAAATGTAAAAAATAATACAGGACTTTTAGGAAGGTGGCAGTTATTGAATGTTAATCCAAAAGTTATATGTGATACAGGCCATAATAAAGAGGGTTTAAGTTATGTGTTAACTCAGCTTCAAAATGAAGCGTTTGATACCTTACATTTTGTTTTTGGTGTTGTAAATGATAAAGATCTAAAACAAATTCTTCCCCTGTTTCCTAAAAAAGCAACTTATTACTTTTGTAAGCCAGATATTCCAAGGGGTTTAGATGCAATAAAATTGAAATTACAGTGTGCTTCTTTTGGTTTAAAAGGTGAAACATATAGTTCTGTACAAGCAGCTTATAAAGAGGCCTTAGAAAACGCTTCGGATAATGATTTAATTTTTATTGGAGGAAGCACTTTTGTTGTTGCTGAAGTTGTTTAA